A window of Primulina huaijiensis isolate GDHJ02 chromosome 9, ASM1229523v2, whole genome shotgun sequence contains these coding sequences:
- the LOC140984186 gene encoding transcription factor MYB41-like: protein MGRSPCCEKNGLKKGPWTPEEDQKLIDYININGCGNWRTLPKNAGLHRCGKSCRLRWTNYLRPDIKRGRFSFEEEETIIQLHSILGNKWSAIAARLPGRTDNEIKNYWNTHIRKRLLRMGIDPVTHSPRLDLLDLSTVLRSSFYDNSTSQMNFSRLLGLQSLINPQLITLATSLLSSQRQNHEFLTPTASPINYSSQMQTPINQDLQNPNPCLDSTPSAALFEQDQAYNQFTQYGDVEQFSHILSGFSPTQEIQEFNEWQHNNGMPRDLTEDYVPLMNYGCNASGQHVMDPINSSSETPTFHSNNSSNDFGFQSVLSNISTPSSSPAPLHSNSNYIYGTTSSTDQDDKRESSSDIFQFEISDIFNDFM, encoded by the exons ATGGGAAGAAGTCCTTGCTGTGAGAAAAATGGACTCAAGAAAGGGCCGTGGACGCCAGAAGAAGATCAGAAGCTCATTGATTATATCAATATAAATGGCTGTGGAAACTGGAGAACTCTTCCGAAGAATGCTG GATTGCATAGGTGTGGAAAGAGTTGCCGGCTGCGATGGACGAACTATCTCCGACCCGATATCAAAAGGGGACGATTTTCATTTGAAGAAGAAGAGACGATTATTCAACTTCACAGCATCCTAGGAAACAA GTGGTCCGCAATAGCTGCTCGGCTACCCGGACGAACCGATAATGAAATCAAGAATTACTGGAACACGCATATTCGAAAAAGGCTTCTACGAATGGGAATCGACCCCGTGACTCACAGTCCTCGACTTGATCTTCTGGACCTTTCCACAGTCCTGCGCTCATCTTTCTACGACAATTCGACCTCACAAATGAATTTTTCGAGGTTACTAGGTTTGCAATCTTTGATTAATCCTCAGTTGATAACATTGGCAACTTCCCTTTTATCCAGCCAGCGCCAAAACCATGAGTTTCTAACCCCCACGGCTTCACCAATCAATTATTCTTCTCAAATGCAAACCCCGATTAATCAAGATTTGCAAAACCCTAATCCTTGTTTGGATTCTACACCTTCTGCTGCTCTGTTCGAGCAAGATCAAGCTTATAACCAGTTCACTCAATACGGAGATGTCGAACAATTCTCACATATTCTTTCAGGGTTCAGTCCAACACAAGAAATCCAAGAGTTTAATGAATGGCAGCATAACAATGGAATGCCCAGAGATTTGACAGAAGATTATGTACCATTAATGAACTACGGCTGTAACGCGTCAGGCCAACATGTCATGGATCCTATAAATTCATCTTCAGAGACTCCTACTTTTCACTCCAATAATAGCAGcaatgattttggtttccagtcCGTTCTGTCAAATATATCGACCCCTTCATCGAGTCCAGCCCCGTTGCATTCTAATTCGAACTATATCTACGGTACTACCAGCAGCACTGATCAAGACGACAAAAGGGAAAGCAGCAGCGACATTTTTCAGTTTGAAATTTCagatatttttaatgatttcatGTAG
- the LOC140983779 gene encoding vesicle-associated protein 4-1-like produces MAITVDKSPSTDGKVWGMFKLPFRNSPSTTTSSSSNFAQYQQNYGNGNSATQSQVEASGSQGSSVSSVARSVLLTRRRLKLDPSNKLYFPYEPGKQVRSAIKIKNTSKSHVAFKFQTTAPKSCFMRPPGAILAPGESIIATVFKFVEHPENNEKLMDQKSKVKFKIMSLKVKEPMDYVPELFDEHKDQVSVEQILRVVFLDVERPSPALEKLKRQLAEAEAELEARKKPSEDTGPTFIGEGLVIDEWKERRERYLARQQVEERFLKSILFWLDINVLCF; encoded by the exons ATGGCAATCACGGTCGACAAATCGCCGTCGACGGACGGAAAAGTATGGGGGATGTTCAAGCTTCCATTCCGAAATTCGCCGTCGACTACGACGTCATCTTCGTCCAATTTTGCTCAATATCAGCAGAATTACGGTAATGGAAACAGTGCTACTCAATCGCAGGTGGAGGCATCTGGTTCTCAAGGAAGCTCGGTTTCTTCTGTGGCCAGATCTGTGCTCCTCACACGACGTCGTTTGAAGCTCGATCCCTCGAACAAGCTCTATTTTCCTT ATGAACCTGGTAAGCAAGTCCGAAGTGcgatcaaaataaaaaatacaagcAAGTCGCATGTAGCTTTTAAG TTCCAAACAACTGCACCAAAAAGCTGTTTCATGCGTCCTCCTGGGGCCATTCTTGCTCCTGGTGAGAGTATCATAGCAACTG TGTTCAAGTTTGTCGAGCACCCAGAAAACAATGAAAAGCTGATGGACCAGAAAAGCAAAGTGAAGTTTAAAATCATGAGCCTAAAAGTGAAAGAACCAATGGACTATGTACCTGAACTG TTCGATGAGCACAAGGATCAAGTGTCTGTGGAACAAATACTTAGGGTTGTGTTTCTAGATGTGGAACGCCCCAGCCCT GCTTTAGAGAAATTAAAGCGCCAGTTGGCTGAAGCTGAGGCTGAACTTGAGGCTCGCAAGAAGCCTTCTGAAGACACAGGTCCAACGTTTATCGGAGAAGGGCTCGTCATTGATGAATGG AAAGAAAGAAGAGAAAGATACCTAGCTCGACAACAAGTGGAAGAGAGATTCTTGAAAAGCATTTTATTTTGGCTGGATATTAATGTGCTGTGCTTTTGA
- the LOC140984389 gene encoding uncharacterized protein: MGGGSNSTLAQPTARKPRLQQAILLISSLISLSHSIKVFAVKWQSVRNKLEELLSNLTAIENCESSENLSLRVTVESILATLEDCDELLKRCLELSYSGKLLMQSDLDILSSRLDAHVKSLSDIYAVGLLRQSYALVVSRPISVSASRDDIKFYITDLLSRLKIGSREMKKQALVEFNEIILEDERYVKIALELDGFTSFLVNLLDFQDWEIQEEAAKAVSLISGFECHKGVLIVAGIVAPLIRVLVSGSELSKELAARCLMKVTANSDNAWSVSAHGGVTALLKICGNNAGGGNELVGLACGVLKNLVGVEEIKRFMIEEGAVSVFVRLAKCKVEVIQMRSLDLLQTMVNGDESTRKLIIQEGGIRTFVCILDPKSSYLTKTREVAFRGVVNIYFSSENSLSLLINYGFVDHILYFLRYGEISVKEFALKAAFWLCGTSEEARKVMGDAGFMPVLVKFLDSKSYEIREMAAETLSNIVILPQNRKKFVQNDQNVGKLLQMLDPGEDNSGNKELLLSILMLLTSSNTARKKILDSGYLKNIEKLAEAEVSDAKKIVRKLTSNRFRSILSGIWHS, translated from the coding sequence ATGGGTGGCGGAAGTAACAGCACACTCGCTCAACCAACCGCACGAAAGCCAAGATTGCAGCAGGCAATTCTACTCATCTCTTCGTTGATTTCCCTTTCTCATTCAATCAAAGTCTTTGCTGTGAAATGGCAGTCTGTAAGAAATAAACTCGAAGAGCTTTTGTCCAACCTCACCGCCATTGAAAATTGTGAATCCAGCGAGAACTTGTCACTCCGTGTTACTGTAGAGTCAATTCTAGCAACCCTCGAGGACTGTGACGAGCTTTTAAAGCGGTGTTTGGAGCTTTCTTACAGCGGGAAGCTTCTCATGCAAAGCGATCTTGATATTCTTTCCTCGAGATTGGATGCTCATGTGAAGAGTCTATCTGACATTTATGCTGTGGGATTGCTTAGGCAGAGCTATGCGTTGGTTGTGTCGAGGCCAATTAGTGTCTCGGCTTCAAGGGATGATATAAAGTTTTATATCACCGATTTACTCTCACGGCTCAAAATAGGGAGCAGGGAAATGAAGAAACAAGCCCTCGTTGAGTTCAATGAAATTATTCTAGAAGATGAGAGATATGTAAAGATAGCGTTGGAGCTTGATGGTTTTACAAGTTTTCTTGTGAATCTTCTTGATTTCCAAGACTGGGAAATCCAAGAAGAGGCTGCTAAAGCTGTGTCCTTGATATCAGGGTTTGAGTGTCATAAAGGTGTGTTAATTGTCGCAGGGATAGTTGCTCCATTAATCAGAGTTCTTGTCTCCGGGAGTGAATTGAGTAAAGAACTTGCAGCAAGGTGTTTGATGAAGGTGACAGCGAATTCGGATAATGCATGGTCTGTTTCTGCGCATGGTGGAGTAACTGCTCTGTTAAAGATCTGCGGTAATAATGCAGGAGGTGGAAACGAATTGGTTGGTTTGGCATGTGGGGTGTTGAAAAATCTCGTCGGGGTTGAAGAAATTAAGAGGTTTATGATTGAGGAAGGGGCGGTTTCTGTTTTTGTCAGGTTAGCAAAGTGTAAAGTTGAGGTGATACAGATGCGTTCTCTTGATTTATTGCAGACTATGGTCAATGGAGATGAATCTACTCGGAAGTTGATTATTCAAGAAGGCGGAATTCGTACATTCGTGTGCATATTGGATCCCAAATCATCGTATTTAACAAAAACAAGAGAGGTGGCATTTAGAGGGGTTgtgaacatatatttttcatcTGAGAATTCATTGAGTTTGTTAATAAATTATGGTTTTGTGGATCATATTCTTTACTTTCTTCGATATGGGGAGATTTCGGTGAAAGAATTTGCCTTAAAGGCAGCATTTTGGCTGTGCGGGACATCAGAGGAAGCCAGGAAAGTAATGGGAGATGCAGGGTTCATGCCAGTTCTTGTTAAATTTCTAGATTCAAAATCATACGAAATTCGTGAAATGGCAGCCGAGACACTGTCCAACATAGTAATTCTGCCTCAAAACCGGAAGAAATTCGTGCAGAATGATCAGAATGTTGGGAAACTGCTGCAAATGCTTGATCCTGGGGAGGACAATTCAGGTAACAAGGAGCTGCTGCTTTCAATATTGATGCTGTTAACAAGTAGCAATACTGCAAGAAAAAAGATTCTCGATTCAGGTTACTTAAAGAACATTGAAAAGCTTGCTGAAGCTGAAGTATCAGATGCCAAAAAGATTGTAAGAAAATTGACTAGTAATAGATTCCGCAGCATCTTAAGTGGAATCTGGCATTCTTGA